One window of Planctomycetia bacterium genomic DNA carries:
- a CDS encoding decaprenyl-phosphate phosphoribosyltransferase — MVRTLSAVILLLRPAQWIKNIFLFAALVFGARRGEPEAILLCGTAFVIFCLLSGAVYAFNDMRDYREDALHPTKKRRPVASGAISPAMAGGIAVLLAIVALAWSLRLPGGFAITALSFLILNLVYTLWGKYQVLLDVILIAMGFVMRALAGAQAIDVEVSAWLIICTFTLCLFLGFGKRRCELAVLETSEKAAAHRATLARYNPGLLTQLLATSGGIAVITFLLYTLDPSTSFHSLVFTTPIVFYAIFRYATVIELGERTGPTDVLVNDRPFLITAIAWTIITMALVIYGEQIEKYLPRLRYPGQTHGQVMSDK, encoded by the coding sequence ATGGTCCGAACGCTCAGTGCTGTCATACTTCTCTTGCGACCGGCCCAGTGGATCAAGAACATTTTCTTGTTCGCGGCGTTGGTGTTCGGTGCTCGCCGAGGCGAGCCGGAGGCCATTTTGTTGTGCGGCACGGCATTTGTGATTTTCTGCCTGCTCTCCGGCGCCGTTTATGCCTTCAACGATATGCGCGATTATCGTGAGGATGCGTTGCACCCCACGAAGAAACGTCGCCCCGTCGCAAGCGGCGCGATTTCCCCTGCCATGGCGGGCGGGATCGCCGTCTTGCTGGCCATCGTCGCTCTGGCTTGGTCCCTGAGACTACCCGGTGGCTTCGCAATCACGGCGCTTAGTTTTCTAATCCTTAATCTGGTCTACACATTATGGGGCAAGTACCAGGTTCTCTTGGACGTCATCCTGATCGCGATGGGTTTTGTCATGCGGGCGCTGGCGGGCGCCCAGGCGATCGACGTGGAAGTGTCGGCGTGGCTGATCATTTGCACCTTCACACTGTGTCTTTTCCTCGGCTTCGGAAAGCGCCGCTGCGAACTAGCCGTGTTGGAGACAAGCGAAAAAGCGGCCGCGCACCGGGCCACGCTGGCAAGATACAATCCGGGCCTGCTGACGCAGCTCCTGGCGACCAGCGGTGGTATCGCGGTCATCACTTTCCTTCTCTACACGCTCGACCCCAGCACTTCATTCCACTCGCTCGTGTTCACTACGCCGATCGTTTTTTACGCTATTTTTCGATATGCGACGGTCATTGAGCTGGGAGAGCGAACCGGACCGACGGATGTCCTTGTGAATGATCGTCCCTTCCTGATTACCGCGATTGCCTGGACGATCATCACGATGGCCCTGGTCATCTATGGCGAACAGATTGAGAAGTACCTCCCGAGACTGAGATACCCTGGCCAGACTCACGGCCAGGTCATGTCCGACAAATAG
- a CDS encoding flotillin-like FloA family protein, translating into MGAGFLGFVLVLAFVLVVLAFGKLWLRARFSGAPVSFGSLVGMFMRRVNASLIVDARISATQAGVIDLATPTIESIFLVRRNTNDVLACVTGIITAHKAGLPITIDELQAHLFAGGDVGKVVTAMVEANRARIHLEFDAARAIDLAGRDILDAIHTSVNPKVIDCPLASLGPDARLDAVAKDGIRLLIKARVTIRTCLERLVGGATEETIIARVGQGIVSAVGSSPTYKDVLENPDNISRKVLSQGLDAATAFEIVSVDIADVSVAGVTDRANVGAFLDTERALADKQQRQAEAEGKRAMAIARETEMKALVEENRAKLVLAEAEVPLAIAESFRSGNLGIMDYYRLRNIQADTGMRDAIGKDVGDKGAGPKQ; encoded by the coding sequence ATGGGCGCCGGGTTTTTGGGGTTTGTACTCGTACTCGCCTTCGTGCTGGTGGTTCTCGCTTTTGGAAAGCTTTGGCTTCGGGCGCGATTCAGCGGCGCGCCGGTGAGCTTTGGCTCGCTGGTGGGTATGTTCATGCGGCGCGTCAACGCCTCGCTCATCGTGGACGCCCGAATATCCGCCACTCAGGCGGGCGTCATCGACTTGGCGACGCCGACGATCGAAAGCATCTTTCTGGTTCGCCGAAACACAAATGACGTGCTGGCCTGCGTCACCGGCATCATCACCGCTCACAAAGCGGGACTGCCCATCACCATCGACGAACTCCAGGCGCACTTGTTCGCCGGCGGAGATGTTGGCAAGGTCGTCACCGCCATGGTCGAAGCCAACCGGGCCCGAATTCACCTTGAGTTTGACGCCGCCCGTGCCATTGATCTTGCCGGTCGCGACATACTCGACGCCATTCATACGTCGGTGAATCCCAAAGTCATCGACTGTCCCCTCGCGTCCCTGGGACCGGATGCCCGGCTGGACGCGGTTGCCAAGGACGGCATTCGCCTGTTGATCAAGGCCCGCGTGACGATTCGGACGTGTCTGGAGCGACTCGTCGGCGGTGCGACGGAGGAGACGATCATCGCTCGCGTGGGGCAGGGCATCGTCAGTGCCGTCGGCTCGTCACCCACTTACAAGGATGTTCTGGAGAATCCCGACAATATCTCACGAAAGGTCCTCTCCCAGGGACTGGACGCGGCGACCGCCTTCGAGATCGTCTCGGTCGACATCGCCGACGTCAGCGTGGCCGGTGTGACTGACAGGGCCAACGTCGGCGCCTTCCTCGATACGGAACGAGCCCTCGCTGACAAACAGCAACGGCAGGCCGAGGCCGAAGGAAAGCGCGCGATGGCCATTGCACGCGAGACGGAGATGAAGGCCCTCGTCGAGGAAAACAGGGCGAAGCTGGTCCTTGCCGAGGCGGAGGTGCCACTGGCAATCGCCGAGTCGTTCCGATCGGGCAACCTCGGAATCATGGACTACTACCGGCTGCGAAACATCCAGGCCGACACCGGGATGAGGGATGCGATCGGTAAGGACGTCGGCGACAAGGGCGCCGGACCTAAACAGTAA
- a CDS encoding sigma-70 family RNA polymerase sigma factor, which translates to MSAESTHVDRKQALTVSMREVFQPSARGPAPAVLARFSPEDRLRLRRIIAEPIEYIDHVLFSKPAALRKAFSECPEVLDATRQWCNASDTSAMPSVTLSTDNEVRLFLRLNHARLRMIQILKEFVGKRLTAKVAHELLGWHAQAMAARCEIVQANVPLVLAMAKRTRLGSVDYAELISEGNMALLRSVDKFDCSRGFKFSTYACRAILKSFSRVAMRSSRYRNRFPTEFDPSLEKSDFLDQQRTEAEVGCVEDLRSILARNLAELNEVESKVIKARFSLCAVEGLQGDGPRTLEQVGMLIGVTKERVRQIQNRALEKLRTKLQDDFLAA; encoded by the coding sequence ATGTCAGCAGAATCCACTCACGTTGATCGTAAGCAAGCTCTCACCGTCTCGATGCGAGAGGTCTTTCAGCCCAGTGCACGGGGACCGGCGCCTGCGGTCCTGGCCCGATTCAGCCCGGAGGACCGCCTTCGGCTGCGTCGAATCATTGCCGAGCCGATTGAGTACATCGACCATGTGCTCTTTTCCAAGCCTGCGGCACTTCGCAAGGCATTCTCTGAATGTCCCGAGGTCCTCGACGCGACGCGCCAGTGGTGCAACGCCTCCGATACCTCCGCCATGCCCTCGGTCACACTTTCGACGGACAACGAAGTTCGCCTCTTCCTTCGTCTGAATCACGCCCGATTGCGGATGATCCAGATCCTCAAGGAATTCGTCGGCAAGCGATTGACCGCGAAGGTCGCCCATGAACTTCTGGGTTGGCATGCTCAGGCAATGGCGGCGAGATGCGAGATCGTTCAGGCCAACGTTCCGCTGGTCCTCGCCATGGCGAAGCGGACGCGGTTGGGCAGTGTCGATTACGCCGAACTCATCAGCGAGGGCAACATGGCCCTTCTGCGAAGCGTCGATAAGTTTGACTGCAGCCGCGGCTTTAAGTTCAGCACTTATGCCTGCCGAGCCATCCTAAAAAGCTTCAGCCGCGTGGCCATGCGGTCGAGTCGCTATCGAAATCGCTTCCCGACCGAGTTTGATCCTTCGCTGGAGAAGAGCGATTTTCTCGATCAACAGAGGACGGAGGCGGAAGTCGGCTGCGTCGAAGATCTACGCAGCATTCTGGCCCGAAACCTGGCCGAACTGAACGAGGTGGAATCAAAGGTCATCAAGGCACGCTTCTCACTTTGTGCCGTGGAAGGCCTTCAGGGCGACGGCCCCAGGACGCTCGAGCAGGTCGGCATGCTGATCGGCGTGACCAAGGAGCGTGTCCGCCAGATTCAGAATCGTGCCCTCGAGAAGTTGCGGACTAAGCTCCAGGACGACTTCCTTGCGGCGTGA
- a CDS encoding RNA polymerase sigma factor: MALQASSIKSEVDVIAAGTPEEVDQSLIAAAQRGERSALDAFVRRNDRWVRSVIYTTCGSTPHADDIAQHIWMRVWEQIGTLVEIARWRGWLYMLARNAAIDAGQKSSRLRKRQASLPDNGEHVATQSEEPALRIARAEDERRILNAIKGLPTIYREPFMLRHLEEWSYARIGEALNLPVDTVETRLVRARRMLRETLADLQAGGQVN; the protein is encoded by the coding sequence ATGGCATTGCAAGCGTCGTCTATTAAGTCAGAGGTGGACGTGATTGCGGCAGGGACCCCAGAAGAGGTCGATCAGTCGCTGATCGCCGCTGCGCAGCGTGGCGAGCGGAGCGCGCTCGATGCGTTTGTGCGACGAAATGATCGGTGGGTTCGCAGCGTTATTTACACCACTTGCGGAAGCACGCCCCATGCAGACGACATCGCCCAACATATATGGATGCGTGTATGGGAGCAGATCGGCACGCTGGTGGAAATCGCCCGATGGCGAGGCTGGTTGTACATGCTGGCCCGAAATGCCGCGATCGATGCCGGACAGAAATCGAGCAGGCTGCGAAAGCGGCAGGCGTCGCTCCCGGACAATGGCGAGCACGTCGCGACGCAGTCCGAAGAGCCGGCGCTTCGCATCGCCCGTGCTGAGGACGAACGTCGCATACTCAATGCGATCAAAGGGCTGCCTACGATCTACCGCGAGCCATTCATGCTTCGACACCTTGAGGAATGGAGCTATGCCCGAATCGGCGAGGCCCTCAATTTGCCCGTGGACACGGTTGAGACACGATTGGTCCGGGCACGGAGGATGCTGCGTGAGACCCTCGCTGATTTACAGGCTGGAGGGCAGGTGAACTGA
- a CDS encoding PDZ domain-containing protein: MLPIQTILMLTAGFYWPAVNIVAPADGVQPTKVVIEAQASADGGDGAPRIIKFNGNAIATGADAGVWVAAAPADPIAGQHQGMKLRMVAPEAADLPAGGPWLGVQFGPVPRPLAAHLKLGDDKGQMILNVAEGSPADVAGLQQYDVITALDGQSAAGDIGAFLEVVRSWLPNQSHSLTIMRGSQQIQLTLTVGARPAADAMPKFKYESAVEELAKDRVFGRSGMLQKDDQGNWTFNGFNSQNLPDFWKSIPDVSDLDFNIMVPGPGDGQQNRLFVQKSEGEEIRISTDADGQVTVTRTKTEDGNSTTTTNTYPNQEEFAAAEPDLSKRFSFNDENGCAMFFGPDGKAGAHAFKFLSKMDPNAADFQGLLHEHLKDLKDLHGFSFAFGKPQTRFEIEPNGMVKVTTRSGEDELVERFNNVTEMQSSRPDLYEKYQRFQEQTSSKQ; the protein is encoded by the coding sequence ATGTTGCCAATTCAGACTATCTTGATGCTCACTGCCGGCTTCTATTGGCCCGCGGTCAATATCGTCGCTCCTGCCGACGGCGTCCAACCGACGAAAGTCGTGATTGAGGCGCAGGCGTCGGCCGACGGCGGGGACGGCGCCCCACGCATTATTAAGTTCAACGGCAATGCAATCGCCACCGGCGCAGATGCCGGAGTCTGGGTGGCTGCGGCGCCCGCAGACCCGATCGCAGGTCAGCACCAGGGAATGAAACTACGAATGGTCGCTCCCGAAGCGGCGGATCTTCCGGCGGGCGGCCCATGGCTCGGCGTGCAGTTTGGCCCGGTTCCCAGGCCGCTTGCAGCTCATCTCAAACTGGGCGATGACAAGGGGCAGATGATCCTGAATGTTGCCGAAGGTTCTCCGGCCGACGTCGCGGGACTTCAGCAATATGACGTGATCACCGCACTTGACGGCCAGTCGGCAGCGGGCGACATCGGTGCGTTTTTAGAGGTCGTTCGGTCCTGGCTGCCGAATCAGTCGCACAGCCTGACGATTATGCGAGGCTCGCAGCAGATCCAACTTACCCTCACCGTTGGCGCCCGACCGGCCGCCGATGCTATGCCGAAATTCAAATATGAGTCAGCCGTCGAGGAATTGGCGAAGGACCGGGTTTTCGGTCGAAGCGGCATGTTGCAGAAGGACGACCAGGGCAATTGGACTTTCAATGGGTTTAATTCGCAAAACCTCCCGGACTTCTGGAAGTCCATCCCAGACGTATCTGACTTGGATTTCAACATCATGGTGCCCGGCCCCGGCGATGGTCAGCAAAACCGGCTTTTCGTACAGAAGTCGGAAGGCGAGGAAATTCGCATTTCCACGGATGCCGACGGTCAGGTCACGGTGACGCGGACAAAGACGGAAGACGGCAACTCAACGACCACCACCAATACTTATCCAAATCAGGAGGAATTTGCCGCGGCCGAGCCGGACTTGTCGAAGCGATTCTCCTTCAACGATGAGAACGGCTGCGCGATGTTTTTTGGCCCGGACGGCAAGGCTGGTGCTCATGCCTTCAAGTTCCTCTCCAAAATGGACCCGAACGCGGCTGACTTTCAAGGGCTGCTCCATGAGCACCTGAAGGACCTTAAAGACCTGCATGGATTCTCGTTCGCATTTGGAAAGCCGCAGACCCGGTTCGAAATCGAGCCGAACGGCATGGTGAAGGTGACGACTCGCAGCGGTGAGGACGAGCTGGTTGAGCGATTCAACAACGTGACCGAGATGCAGTCTTCACGGCCTGACCTGTATGAAAAGTATCAGCGGTTCCAGGAGCAAACGAGCTCCAAACAGTAG